A stretch of Castanea sativa cultivar Marrone di Chiusa Pesio chromosome 2, ASM4071231v1 DNA encodes these proteins:
- the LOC142626393 gene encoding LOB domain-containing protein 10-like: MSSSNSPCAACKLQRRKCTQDCVFAPYFPADQPQKFANVHNVFGASNVAKLLNELNPVQREDAVNSLAYEAEARLSDPVYGCVGIISILQFKLKQIQINLYNAKQELARFSSGQAIHPTLYPPGFIPKLQHLDNPSSSTSVLPYIPTGADTHGSQLVIRDTQPQLHQQQQHMLQMQQQIFEEQKMVAAVAAREQQEREFVRFNTGFDPPANLGSINPNEYNQRNDAAVAMSPLALGTFENPYPIQTQVAEPLHHLQPQPLQQGQQSQPRQHKLESKEGRS; this comes from the coding sequence atgtcATCTTCAAATTCGCCATGCGCAGCATGCAAGCTCCAAAGGCGAAAGTGCACGCAAGACTGCGTGTTTGCACCGTATTTTCCAGCGGACCAGCCCCAGAAGTTTGCTAATGTCCACAATGTGTTTGGAGCTAGCAATGTTGCCAAGCTTCTGAATGAACTCAACCCTGTCCAGCGTGAGGACGCAGTAAACTCCTTGGCGTACGAGGCAGAGGCTCGTCTGAGCGATCCAGTCTATGGCTGCGTGGGTATCATTTCCATTCTCCAGTTCAAGCTGAAACAGATCCAGATCAATCTCTACAATGCCAAGCAGGAGCTTGCAAGATTCTCGAGCGGTCAGGCCATCCACCCTACTCTCTATCCACCAGGGTTTATCCCAAAACTACAGCACCTGGACAACCCTTCCTCTTCAACTTCAGTCTTGCCTTACATTCCCACTGGAGCTGATACCCATGGTAGCCAATTGGTGATTCGCGATACGCAGCCGCAACTACATCAGCAGCAGCAACATATGTTGCAAATGCAGCAACAGATTTTTGAGGAACAAAAAATGGTTGCGGCTGTGGCTGCCAGAGAGCAACAGGAACGGGAGTTTGTGAGGTTCAACACTGGATTTGACCCACCAGCCAACCTGGGTTCGATCAATCCCAATGAGTATAATCAAAGGAATGATGCTGCTGTTGCCATGTCTCCTTTGGCTTTGGGCACCTTTGAAAACCCTTACCCAATTCAAACACAGGTCGCTGAACCTCTACACCATCTTCAACCACAACCACTACAACAAGGCCAACAAAGTCAGCCTCGGCAGCATAAGTTGGAAAGCAAGGAGGGTAGGAGTTAG
- the LOC142623351 gene encoding uncharacterized protein LOC142623351, with protein MKEIVTVQVGGFANFVGSHFWNFQDELLGLASDPSGDPVFKNDALNMDVLYRTGETQQGTLTYTPRLLSVNFQGSLGSMSSFGTLYNEVASTPPDVLTWTGNVSTHASEPRRRNLFLQRLYEEERDSLTQENAINGGRNKPQREIKDEDIVEFLENGVQYWTDFSKVHYHPQSLYEMSGLWMGAQEFDSYGIGRDTSWALREEISERLRFFVEECDHIQGFQFIVNDSGGFSSVSADFLENIADEYTNTPVLLYAVKDPGSHMIPKSQKQVVSKNLQDAVSFSRLSSFCKLIVPVGLPSLSRSKASTFLCIEDEKPYHCSAVYASALHTISLPFRMEPLGPSADSCYVSGAVDIHGVVEILSGQARQNRVIILDVAMPAPSLTGKQVAQSFLGNLQTLTPEISEDVEDLQAVESMTIHGALGSGGHRAPVSEVKDMVRVAYENAMTKPRFCNLSVALCPLPIPLPFPKIFGNLVGQHGELLGSPVVDSPLRGSLDVHSIPLAARLRSSSAVLPFLENRLGNIRRLGIQQGAAGAEIVRNWGYGKDELEDMGETLSKMVLELDPYSQMSSDSD; from the exons ATGAAGGAAATTGTGACTGTTCAAGTTGGAGGGTTCGCCAACTTCGTTGGCTCTCACTTCTGGAACTTCCAG GATGAGTTACTTGGATTGGCTTCGGACCCTTCTGGTGATCCAGTCTTCAAGAATGATGCTTTAAATATGGATGTGCTCTACCGTACTGGTGAGACACAACAG GGCACCCTTACATATACTCCTCGTCTGCTTTCAGTTAACTTCCAAG GATCCCTTGGATCAATGAGTTCATTTGGTACATTGTATAATGAGGTTGCATCTACACCACCGGATGTTCTTACATG GACTGGTAATGTTTCCACACATGCATCTGAACCTCGAAGGAGGAATTTGTTCTTGCAAAGATTGTATGAAGAAGAACGGGATAGTTTGACTCAGGAGAATGCCATCAATGGTGGGAGAAATAAACCCCAGAGAGAAATTAAGGATGAGGATATAGTTGAATTCTTAGAAAATGGAGTCCAATATTGGACAGACTTCTCAAAAGTTCACTACCATCCTCAAAGTTTATATGAAATGAGTGGATTATGGATGGGCGCTCAAGAATTTGACAGTTATGGAATTGGAAGGGATACCTCTTGGGCTTTACGAGAAGAAATTAGTGAGAGGCTGCGCTTTTTTGTAGAAGAGTGTGACCATATACAG GGTTTTCAGTTCATTGTCAACGATTCAGGAGGCTTCTCATCTGTAAGTGCtgattttctagaaaatattgcTGATGAATACACAAACACTCCTGTGCTGCTCTATGCTGTCAAGGATCCTGGTTCTCACATGATCCCCAAAAGCCAAAAGCAAGTGGTCTCTAAGAATCTTCAAGATGCAGTTTCATTTTCAAGACTATCATCCTTTTGTAAATTGATTGTGCCAGTTGGTCTACCCTCCTTGAGTAGAA GTAAAGCTTCCACGTTCCTTTGCATTGAAGATGAGAAGCCTTATCACTGTAGTGCAGTTTATGCCTCTGCTCTGCACACTATTAGTCTCCCTTTCCGAATGGAACCACTTGGTCCCAGTGCAGATTCATGTTATGTTTCTGGTGCTGTTGATATCCATGGTGTTGTAGAAATTTTATCAGGGCAAGCTAGACAGAATAGGGTAATTATTCTCGATGTTGCAATGCCTGCACCTTCTTTGACTG GTAAACAGGTTGCGCAATCTTTCTTAGGGAATTTGCAGACATTGACACCTGAGATATCAGAGGATGTGGAAGACTTGCAGGCGGTGGAATCCATGACCATCCATGGAGCTCTTGGATCAG gAGGTCATCGGGCTCCCGTTTCCGAAGTGAAGGATATGGTTCGGGTTGCTTATGAAAATGCAATGACAAAACCAAGGTTCTGCAATCTGTCAGTGGCTCTTTGTCCTCTTCCAATACCTTTaccttttccaaaaatatttggAAACCTTGTTGGCCAACATGGTGAGCTACTGGGTAGTCCAGTTGTTGATTCTCCATTGAGGGGGTCACTTGACGTCCATTCCATCCCTTTGGCAGCTAGACTACGTTCTAGCAGTGCTGTCTTGCCATTTCTGGAGAATAGATTGGGGAATATTCGTAGACTTGGAATTCAGCAAGGGGCAGCTGGGGCTGAGATAGTTAGAAATTGGGGCTATGGAAAGGATGAATTAGAAGACATGGGGGAAACGCTATCTAAAATGGTTCTGGAATTGGATCCTTATTCTCAGATGTCTTCTGATTCAGATTAA
- the LOC142623205 gene encoding uncharacterized protein LOC142623205 has product MVSDSDLIARLHEFLRNSDLTTTSTATVRRKLEEDFGVDLTDKKAFIREQVDLFLQSEQERLAEIEHDGEEDDRTAGVQSQQSDVDDDDQEEEEVEETSNGKRKKRSNKLSNEVKKRGGGFTKLCGLSPQLQEFLGASEMARTEVVKQLWVHIRENNLQDPSNRRNINCDEPLRGLFGVDSINMFQMNKSLTKHIWPLNSDDVVPVKSTPKEKHQKQEKEEDPDEPKKKEKRQKGGKSGFLAPLQLSDALVKFFGTGESALSRADVVKRMWEYIKQNNLQDPSDKRRIICDGKLKELFDVDSFHGFTVSKLLTVHFIKTEQ; this is encoded by the exons atggtatcgGACTCGGATCTTATCGCCCGGCTCCACGAGTTTCTCCGGAACTCGGACCTGACCACGACGAGCACCGCCACCGTGCGGCGGAAGCTGGAGGAGGATTTCGGCGTGGATTTGACGGACAAGAAGGCATTTATAAGAGAGCAGGTCGACTTGTTCCTCCAGAGCGAGCAAGAGAGACTCGCCGAGATTGAACACGACGGAGAGGAGGATGATCGGACGGCCGGGGTTCAATCTCAACAATCCGACGTCGACGACGatgatcaagaagaagaagaagttgaagaaaCCAGTAATGGGAAGCGTAAAAAACG GTCTAACAAGCTCAGTAATGAGGTCAAGAAAAGAGGGGGTGGTTTTACCAAATTATGTGGCCTATCTCCACAACTTCAGGAATTCCTTGGGGCATCTGAAATGGCAAGGACTGAG GTCGTCAAGCAACTCTGGGTCCATATTAGAGAGAACAATTTGCAAGACCCTAGTAATAGGCGAAATATAAATTGTGATGAACCATTGCGTGGCCTTTTTGGTGTTGATTCCATCAACATGTTCCAAATGAATAAGTCCTTAACAAAGCATATCTGGCCGTTAAATTCAGACGATG TTGTGCCAGTAAAGTCGACACCAAAGGAAAAGCATCAGaagcaagaaaaagaagaag ATCCAGATGAGccaaaaaagaaggagaagaggcaGAAGGGAGGGAAATCGGGTTTTCTTGCTCCTCTTCAACTTTCGGATGCCCTAGTAAAGTTCTTTGGTACTGGGGAAAGTGCATTATCACGGGCAGATGTTGTGAAGAGAATGTGGGAatacataaaacaaaacaacctccag GACCCATCTGACAAGAGGAGAATCATCTGTGATGGGAAGCTGAAAGAACTCTTTGATGTCGATTCCTTTCATGGTTTCACAGTTTCAAAACTCTTAACTGTTCATTTCATCAAGACAGAACAATGA